Proteins found in one Crassostrea angulata isolate pt1a10 chromosome 3, ASM2561291v2, whole genome shotgun sequence genomic segment:
- the LOC128178105 gene encoding ficolin-1-like, protein MTSFFKFLTIIFYSFVLKLNFCLSCEAFYSVIPEIENKVGTTHLLQEAKASSLSFCGSLCINSCNCFGYNRQKEQCRLHVICDVGNMSVTDAGWRYYRVSREAKDCLALFQTGHTCSGVYTIYPTGGAKTDVVCDMKIMGGGWTLIQNRFDGSENFNRNWADYKNGFGSSVGEYWIGNDVIHELTKNSSSLYISITLNNGTTFFELYEIFSISSEADNYRLFIGGQATGTLGNRMSQIPAGDDINGAMFCTLDRDNDNHINGHCARDHSGGWWFNICHDAYLNGPYGSPSWNQPWYPLLSTGEMIQKTSMMIRRS, encoded by the exons ATGActtctttttttaagtttctgacaattattttCTATTCGTTTGTGCtaaagttaaatttttgtttatcgTGTGAGGCATTTTATTCGGTCATTCCTGAAATAGAAAATAAGGTTGGAACAACACATTTGTTACAAGAAGCTAAGGCATCCTCACTCTCATTTTGTGGATCTTTGTGTATCAACAGCTGCAACTGCTTTGGGTATAATCGTCAAAAGGAACAATGTcgattacatgtaatttgtgaTGTTGGTAACATGTCTGTTACAGACGCTGGATGGAGGTACTATCGTGTATCTCGTGAAG CCAAAGACTGTCTGGCGCTGTTCCAGACTGGACACACTTGTTCCGGTGTATACACAATTTACCCGACAGGAGGCGCTAAAACTGATGTCGTCTGCGATATGAAAATAATGGGAGGAGGCTGGAca CTTATTCAGAATCGTTTTGATGGGTCTGAAAATTTCAACAGGAACTGGGCCGATTATAAGAATGGATTTGGGTCGTCTGTCGGTGAATACTGGATTG GTAATGACGTCATTCACGAATTGACGAAAAACTCCAGCTCATTGTACATTTCAATCACCCTTAATAACGGAACAACTTTTTTTGAACTGTACGAAATATTCTCAATTTCGAGTGAAGCTGATAATTACAGGCTTTTTATAGGAGGACAGGCCACTGGAACTCTCG GTAATCGGATGAGTCAAATACCAGCAGGGGATGATATCAATGGAGCAATGTTCTGTACACTGGACAGAGACAATGACAACCATATTAACGGCCATTGTGCCAGGGATCACTCTGGAGGATGGTGGTTCAATATCTGTCACGACGCCTACCTGAATGGACCGTACGGATCGCCATCTTGGAATCAACCTTGGTACCCTCTATTAAGCACGGGGGAAATGATTCAGAAAACATCTATGATGATCAGGCGAAGCTAA